The Chlorocebus sabaeus isolate Y175 chromosome 1, mChlSab1.0.hap1, whole genome shotgun sequence genome includes a region encoding these proteins:
- the MSANTD2 gene encoding myb/SANT-like DNA-binding domain-containing protein 2 isoform X5 translates to MPPPFSSARGFGAPRPRLSPRERSGRRGRARGERPRGVDDLTPAATSSAAGTRSHPPAGEPGPRAAPETAVAGCAGASLPGGAAAAAWKMAAPCGSELPANSPLKIPKMEVLSPASPGGLSDGNPSLSDPSTPRGASPLGPGSAAGSGAAASGGLGLGLGGRSAASSSVSFSPGGSGGGAAAAAAAACRGMSWTPAETNALIAVWGNERLVEARYQQLEGAGTVFGSKAPGPAMYERVSRALAELGYERTPSQCRERIKLVRCPELNAVLQLWPHRC, encoded by the coding sequence ATGCCCCCACCCTTCTCTTCAGCTCGGGGCTTCGGCGCGCCTCGTCCCCGCCTTTCGCCCCGGGAGAGGAGCGGGCGGCGTGGGAGGGCTCGCGGAGAAAGGCCCAGGGGGGTAGACGACCTCACTCCGGCAGCCACATCCTCGGCAGCAGGGACCCGGAGCCATCCGCCCGCGGGCGAGCCAGGCCCGAGGGCAGCCCCGGAGACCGCGGTGGCCGGATGCGCGGGCGCGTCACTTCCGGGCGGTGCAGCGGCGGCCGCTTGGAAGATGGCTGCGCCCTGTGGCTCGGAGCTGCCCGCCAACTCGCCGCTAAAAATCCCGAAGATGGAGGTGCTCTCCCCGGCTTCTCCTGGTGGCCTGAGCGACGGAAATCCATCGCTGTCCGACCCTTCCACGCCTCGGGGTGCCTCCCCGCTCGGGCCGGGCAGTGCGGCGGGCTCGGGGGCAGCGGCGTCCGGGGGTctcgggctggggctggggggccGCAGCGCCGCCTCGTCCTCGGTCTCCTTCTCCCCTGGTGGCAGCGGTGGCGGGGCTGcggcagccgccgccgccgcttgCCGGGGCATGTCGTGGACGCCGGCCGAGACGAACGCTCTCATCGCAGTGTGGGGCAACGAGCGGCTGGTGGAGGCGCGGTACCAGCAGCTGGAGGGAGCCGGCACGGTGTTCGGCAGCAAGGCCCCCGGGCCAGCCATGTACGAGCGCGTGTCCCGGGCCCTGGCCGAGCTGGGCTACGAGCGGACCCCGTCCCAGTGCCGGGAGCGCATCAAG